Proteins from a single region of Punica granatum isolate Tunisia-2019 chromosome 8, ASM765513v2, whole genome shotgun sequence:
- the LOC116187620 gene encoding malate dehydrogenase [NADP], chloroplastic, with the protein MAVAELTTPTCPKSALRSSHSQQLSYLSARFHSRRHQSFRLPHRARNARISCSVNSQAPPVAVKTEEPKTKQSECFGVFCLTYDLKAEEETKSWKKMINVSVSGAAGMISNHLLFKLASGQVFGPNQPIALKLLGSERSFQALEGVAMELEDSLFPLLREVKIGIDPYEVFQDAEWALLIGAKPRGPGMERADLLDINGQIFAEQGKALNAVASRKVKVIVVGNPCNTNALICLKNAPNIPAKNFHGLTRLDENRAKCQLALKAGVFYDKVSNVTIWGNHSTTQVPDFLNARINGLPVKEVITDHKWLEEEFTEKVQKRGGALIQKWGRSSAASTAVSIVDAIKSLITPTPEGDWFSSGVYTDGNPYGIAEGIVFSMPCRSKGDGDYELVKDVIFDDYLLKKITKTEAELLAEKRCVAHLIGEGVGFCDLPEDTMLPGEM; encoded by the exons ATGGCAGTGGCAGAGCTGACCACCCCCACCTGCCCGAAATCCGCCCTCCGCTCTTCCCACTCCCAGCAGCTCTCTTACTTGTCTGCCCGCTTCCATAGTCGCCGCCACCAGTCCTTCCGTCTTCCCCATCGAGCCCGGAATGCGAGGATTTCTTGCTCCGTGAA CAGCCAAGCTCCACCGGTTGCTGTAAAGACCGAGGAGCCGAAGACTAAACAGTCTGAGTGCTTTGGTGTCTTCTGCCTCACTTATGACCTCAAGGCT GAAGAAGAGACGAAATCAtggaagaaaatgataaacgTCTCCGTCTCTGGTGCCGCTGGGATGATTTCAAATCATCTTCTTTTCAAG CTTGCATCTGGTCAAGTTTTCGGACCAAATCAACCCATTGCTTTGAAACTATTGGGTTCAGAAAGGTCATTTCAAGCTCTTGAAG GAGTTGCCATGGAACTGGAGGATTCCTTGTTTCCTTTACTGAGAGAAGTGAAGATCGGGATTGATCCTTATGAGGTGTTCCAAGATGCAGAATGGGCTCTCCTGATTGGAGCCAAGCCTCGTGGGCCTGGAATGGAACGGGCAGACTTGCTGGATATTAATGGGCAAATCTTTGCTGAGCAG GGGAAGGCTCTAAATGCAGTCGCATCTCGTAAGGTGAAAGTCATAGTAGTTGGAAACCCATGCAACACCAA CGCATTAATCTGTTTGAAAAACGCTCCAAATATTCCTGCAAAGAACTTTCATGGCCTGACAAGGTTAGATGAGAATCGCGCGAAATGCCAG CTTGCTCTCAAAGCTGGGGTCTTCTATGATAAGGTGTCGAATGTGACCATTTGGGGAAACCACTCAACTACACAG GTACCAGACTTTCTAAATGCTAGAATCAATGGATTGCCGGTCAAAGAGGTGATTACAGACCATAAGTGGCTAGAGGAGGAGTTCACTGAAAAAGTCCAGAAG AGAGGTGGAGCATTGATCCAGAAGTGGGGAAGATCTTCAGCAGCCTCGACTGCTGTTTCGATTGTTGATGCAATAAAGTCCCTCATTACTCCAACCCCTGAGGGTGATTGGTTCTCTTCTGGA GTATATACAGATGGAAATCCTTATGGAATTGCAGAGGGTATTGTTTTTAGCATGCCCTGCCGATCCAAA GGTGATGGAGATTACGAGCTTGTCAAGGATGTGATCTTTGATGACTACCTTCTCAAGAAAATTACCAAG ACTGAGGCAGAGTTGCTGGCTGAGAAGAGATGCGTAGCTCATCTGATCGGGGAG GGAGTTGGATTCTGCGATCTGCCCGAGGACACGATGCTTCCAGGAGAGATGTGA
- the LOC116187619 gene encoding NAC domain-containing protein 78-like has product MARGSGTSLAPGFRFHPTDEELVRYYLKRKISGKPPRYDPISEVDVYKCEPWDLPDKSRLKTRDLEWYFFSVLDKKYGNGSKTNRATENGYWKTTGKDRPIRQSSRIVGMKKTLVYHSGRAPRGQRSNWVMHEYRMTDEELEKAGIAQDAFVLCRIFQKSGPGPKNGEQYGAPFIEEEWEEDTVALFPEQQAMVDEVVAEEDANVEIDEVDQNVTVAIAPGRDPLPGNFCYGSSSNDNQNSEENKEPYQTLPEDVGESQCEEQQPDENKFFILAGGYEMDVKPVKREFAPQPTDNMNLGDNSSYPDGPFMDAADNPLPGDELYLNDLSYSVEFPEGFNVEDYLTFSDTDEGNLMTHNSSQLMMTTDGSVSGEPLQSLEDVCDEIEQMSGTNLNASVSHENEASSSKQNSEPEDLKPDFKHTFLKQASHMLGSFPAPPAFASEYPIKDAALRLNSAAHASSSVHVTAGMIRIRSLTLSSSGIEWSVGKNGELNIVLSFGISQDDVTVSPASAITPGLLSSKMPSLVSWSWVVFLVFWIFVLSVSVKVGMLVCSR; this is encoded by the exons ACAAATCAAGGCTGAAAACTCGGGACCTGGAGTGGTACTTCTTTAGCGTGTTGGATAAGAAGTATGGAAATGGGTCCAAAACAAATCGAGCTACAGAAAATGGTTACTGGAAAACAACTGGGAAGGACCGGCCAATTCGCCAAAGCTCTCGCATTGTTGGAATGAAGAAAACCTTGGTCTATCATAGTGGCCGGGCTCCTCGTGGGCAGCGTTCTAATTGGGTAATGCACGAATACAGAATGACTGATGAGGAACTGGAGAAAGCTGGAATTGCACAA GATGCGTTTGTGCTCTGCAGGATTTTCCAGAAGAGTGGCCCTGGGCCGAAGAATGGTGAGCAGTATGGAGCTCCATTCATTGAGGAGGAATGGGAAGAAGACACGGTGGCATTGTTTCCAGAACAGCAGGCAATGGTGGATGAGGTTGTTGCTGAGGAAGATGCTAATGTGGAGATAGATGAGGTTGATCAG AATGTAACTGTTGCTATTGCACCTGGAAGGGATCCCCTCCCAGGGAACTTCTGTTATGGGAGTTCTAGCAATGACAATCAGAACTCCGAGGAAAACAAAGAACCTTATCAAACACTCCCAGAAGATGTGGGTGAATCTCAATGTGAAGAGCAGCAACCTGATGAAAATAAGTTCTTCATTCTAGCTGGGGGCTACGAGATGGATGTGAAACCTGTGAAGAGGGAATTTGCCCCACAACCAACTGACAATATGAATCTTGGGGACAATTCGAGCTACCCTGATGGGCCCTTTATGGATGCAGCCGATAATCCTCTTCCCGGGGATGAGCTGTACCTCAATGACCTCTCTTACTCCGTTGAATTTCCAGAGGGTTTCAATGTGGAGGACTATCTTACGTTCTCTGATACTGATGAGGGTAATCTGATGACGCACAATTCTTCCCAGCTGATGATGACAACTGATGGCTCTGTCTCTGGTGAACCTCTTCAATCGCTGGAG GATGTGTGCGATGAAATTGAGCAAATGTCGGGGACAAATCTAAATGCATCGGTTTCTCATGAAAATGAAGCTTCATCTTCGAAGCAGAATTCTGAGCCCGAGGATCTTAAACCTG ATTTCAAGCATACTTTCCTCAAGCAGGCCAGTCACATGTTGGGCAGCTTCCCTGCTCCTCCAGCCTTCGCTTCGGAGTATCCCATCAAAGATGCGGCTCTTCGGCTCAATTCTGCTGCACATGCCTCAAGCTCTGTCCATGTCACAGCTGGGATGATAAGAATCAGAAGCTTGACTTTGAGCAGCAGCGGAATAGAGTGGTCGGTTGGCAAGAATGGAGAACTCAACATTGTTCTCTCATTTGGCATCTCTCAGGACGATGTTACTGTGAGTCCTGCTTCAGCAATTACTCCTGGTTTGCTTTCCAGCAAGATGCCTTCGCTCGTCTCTTGGAGCTGGGTGGTCTTCTTGGTCTTTTGGATCTTTGTCCTGTCTGTGAGTGTCAAAGTTGGGATGTTGGTCTGCTCAAGGTGA